Sequence from the Chanodichthys erythropterus isolate Z2021 chromosome 12, ASM2448905v1, whole genome shotgun sequence genome:
aagTTTTATCACAATTATTGTTTTATGAGTCGTTTTATTCCGTGGCAGAAccaagcttccatagaaataTGCCCTAGACATGATTTGCTGAGATTGACCCCCACACACTctcactgttcctgtttctCCAGCGCAGTGCCCGTCACCAGCAGCAGGTTACAGGCCATGAACTGCACATTGAGGATGTTGCTAGTGCTGCCCGTGTATTGTCCAATCAGCTCGCTGCTGGAGCCGTCGGTGGGGGCGGTGCCGTGGGCGCTGCGTATGTCCCACACTCGCACGGAGTTGTCCATGGAGGCGGAGGCCACCAGACTGCTGTCCTGGCTGAAGGAGAGGCTGGTGATGCTGTCGGTGTGACCGCGGAGGTCTTTGAACAGGCTCCCGGACGCCAGGTCCCACAGCTTCAGTCTCTGGTCCTCTCCGGCCGACGCCAGGTACTTCCCGTTGGGCGAGAATGCCAGCGAGAGCACGGGGCCTCGGTGCCCGGTGAACAGCCTCACGGACGCCCCCTGCTGCGTGCTCCACAGGCGCACGGTTTTATCCGTCGAGCCTGTCGCCACGTAATTGGAGTTGGGATGGAATTTGACGCAGTCGACGTCAGAGAGGTGGCCGGCATACAGGCGGAGCGGATACGTGCGTGCGAAGCTCCAGAGGCGAGCGGTGCGGTCGTGAGACGCCGTGGAGAAGTACAGGCTGCAGGGACTGACGTCCACGTCCCAGACGGGGTAAGCATGGCCGCGGTACAGGACGGTGTTCGTGAAGCTGTTCAGATCCCAGAAGCGTACAGTGGAGTCCTCCGAACAGGACAGCAGACCGGAGCAGTCTGTCAGGAACGCTGTGCGGTACACGGGGCCGCTGTGAGCGCGCAGGGTCTTTATCTCACTGCCTGAGGCATCCTCATCATCTGCCTGATtagaaacaaaaatatatgcCAATGACTTGGGATGGatgaaaacacattaaaataattaatatattagcaAATATTGTAGAAAAGAATCTCTATTGCAATGCAATTAATCTGAAGTGTGATTTTGGACCAATTAAATTCTGATATATTTACAACATTACAGTTTATGATATATTTGATATTGTGTTGATGATACAGAAATAATAtgaaattacatttactcaaaaaTTACTACGGAAATCATTTTGTGGCATTATTCAAGGCTTAAAATTGTATAAAAACCAACTTCGGTACCAAACTGttacgataccagcatttctgcCTAAcattttgagtgctgttgagcggattcttaaacttctgattggccattgtgttcacatgctcaacagatcTTCACCGaatgcttacacagatacacacaggagcatttgaaagcaggcatctattagcattgtagccaatcacagacatatctgttgagcgtgtgatggccaatcagaggtgtttaagaatccactcaacagtgctcaaaattttagggagtaaaaaaaaaaaaaaaacctgtcaaagactattgtaaattattatgtattttacttctttattttacttaaacattttaatctaCTTGACAAAGACTGTTTggtcaacatgagggtgaaataAAACCCTTGTAAGCCATTTTAGAACAAAAAAGGGAGACATACTGAAATTCATCAAAAGACTAAAAATATCCAGACACAGTTTAGCTCCTAGTCCTATCAAGTATCATCAGATGTGCACAAACTGATGCTAATATGAATGAATACACCATCAGCTACCCAAAGCAAGAGAGACTGACAGCTGTCACTCACCTCCTCCTCCAGCACATCACAGGCGAGTCTTATTTTAGACACATCGGCCCTGTGAGGCCCCGCCTTCAGCTTCCTCGCCCGCAGACTCCATAGCTTCACGGCAGAGTTATCGAACCCCGCTGCCAGCAGACGGCTGTCCGCCGACACCTCGGCCGTGTTCAGCAGCTGATCCGTGTGCTGGAACGCGTAGAAACAGACGGTGGTGAGCGAAGGCGGACCTTCTCGCACGCGCTTTATGCAGTCCTGCAGCGCTTCCAACGCCGCCTCGTTCTGAGGTAACCCTGCTGTGACCTCTACACGCTCCGTCCCCTCTGACCCATCCACCGCAGCCCATGTAGTGGAGGAAGAGGAAGTGGAGGTTGTGTTTCCTGCTCCTATCCCGGCACCGTACAGCTGGTAGTCGGTCCGGCGTGCTGCCGTCACCTCCACCTACGAAAAGACAGGTATGATAACTATGACAGGTATGACACTATTTACAAAGAAAACAAAGACTAGGTCGAAGAGGAAGACGACTCCTCTCAAATAGTTTTTGCAGGTGTTCTGGGCTGATCATACCTGCACATGCGTGCTGAGCACCCAGCAGATGGCGCTGTTGTCGTCACTCTGCAGGTAACGCAGCAGGTAGCTGTACGCTTGATCCGTCAGGTGCACCACATACTTGTGATCCAGGAGGGAGCAGAGTTTAGGGTTTGAGGTCACAtcctgtaagaaaaaaaaaaaaaaaaaaggctcagCAAGCTAGAAGAAGCATGACAACTTCCCTTCTGGCTTGGAGTACTGCATGCAATGTGATCTATTTGACCTATTTCTAATTTGGATGTTccaatcatttttaattttttgtttgtttataatttAGCACCATAACAGCTATCACAGAAACTAtagaaagtatatatatatatatgcacaatgtattttttttatcattttttttaaattagatttactttgagtatttattttattaacactCAGCTGTTCTATTTACTTTGATTTACATATGTGTGTAAATTCACCTTTgcatcattctaatatgatgattagtaTTTGttagaaatatttgttattactatcaatgttgaaaacagttatgtacttttttttcagtttttttttcaatttttttgaaaagaaatgaaataaataatacttttattcagcaaggatgcattaaatcaatcaaaagtgacagtaaagacatttataatgtcacaaaagattagatttcagataaacactgttcttttgaactttctattcatcaaataatcctgaaaaaaaaatattgtacacaaatattttgtacatctgtacacattaaatgtttcttgagctgcagatcagcatattagaatgatttctgaaggatcatgtgacactgaagactggattaacgatgctgaaaattcagctttgccaacaagagtaaattacattttaaaatattttcaaatagaaaacagtaattttaaattgtaataatttttcacaatattactgtttttactgtatttttaattaaataaattaagccttggtgagcagacgaaacttcttttaaaaacattaaaaatcttactgatcccaaacttttgtatatatttatttatagcgATTAATATTATAGCAGTTTGTTTACAcaatgtgtgtactgtgtatatttatagttatatataaacatacacacatgcatgtaaatatttaacaaaaattatatttatatataaaatatttataagtttgtgaaaataacaaaaatcatAGATTAATCACATCCAACATAAGagtttatatatacaaatatatttatatacttttacgTTACTTGCGATAAATTGATTAATTTGTTATATAAAGATATTTTCACAAACTGactgcttttattttgtaaaatggtAACTGAACATTACTCACATTAAACAAAATGAGGTCTTGTGACAAAGTAGAATACTGCAATTgtttgaaatgttattttagcaaaatttaaactgttttactattttataaaatagtaGGCAGTATACAAGTAACAATTAAGATCAAAATATGTGCATGTGGTGTGTAACTGAAGCTTAATTGATGTGTTTAATCACTTTTGTCCTGCCACAAAGAGTGATGGGAAATGTTTGGTCTGTATCATAAACCAGCTAAATAAACAGCATAAACCAACAAGAACCAAACAAAATGTGTGCAAATTAAGTGAACCGTTCAcaactaaaacagttttaaaCAGTAAAAGTATCAGACCTGCAGTGTGAGGGCTCCTCGTAGCAGGTCCACGATGGCTTTCTGCTCGGGGTCCTGCTGGAAGAGCGAGTGGAAGCGCCCGTAGAATGAGTCTACCGCCCCCTTCAGGCCACATCGTGCCATGTCCAAGTGCAAGTAGAGGAAGAGTGGAAACAAGATGCCGTTCACCTCCTTCACTAACGGTGATTCTGCATCTGAGACGAAGAGAACGGTGGTTAAAACTACAGCACTTCCTGCTATGGATTAGAGcattatgtgtgtttgtgatgaGCTCATCTCACCCTGCAGGAAGGAGCGCAGTCTGGAGAACTGGGTCTCATACTGCTGAGGGTCTGACTGACACGGGGCGGCGGACACCACATTCGCACAGCTGGACTCCGTCTGAACTGCACAcggcagaaagagagagaaagatgagCATCGCTATTACTGTCATTCAGGGTTCATTTAAGTAACAACATGAAGTTCAGTCACCTGTCAGACTGGCAGCCATCTCCTCAGCGGACTGGGAGAGTTTGGCCCCCTTCAGAGAGCCATCGGTGTCTATGTACTGTCTCCTCTTCAGGTACTGGGTCACCGCGTACTGGATCTGCTCCGTCCGGACCCGCTTCATCTCCTGAAGAGGGCGCATAACATACACTGTGAGTCACGCATCTCCAGTCACAACATACAGACTAATGCATGAATTCACATTATTCATTGGCTGTGTCTCAAAACATCAGATCAATCTGAATGTTTGATTCAATTTTAGGGCATCATAAACATGCATGCTTAAATATATGATTCACTTGTAGAGAATCATATGCATACCTGAatattttattagattttagGGAATCATAAGCATGCTCCATCATTTGATATGCTCTAAGGGACTCATAAATGTGCATGAATATTTGATTCAATTTAAGGGCATCATAagctaatttaatatttttttatattttagtgaaTCATAAGCATGCTCCATCATCTGATATGATTCAAGGGAATCATAAGCATGCATGAATATTTGATTTGACTCTAGGGCATCATAAACTAATTGAATATTTGATTAGATTTTAGTGAATCATAAGCATGCTCGAACATTTTATATGATTCTAGGGAATCATAAGAGTGCTCAAATATTTGATTCAATATTAGGGAATCATAAGCATGCTCAAATATTAGATTCAATATTAAGGAATCATTAATGATTTGATATGATTCTAGGGAATCAGAAGTGTGCTCAAATATTTGATTCAATATTAGGGAATCATAAGCATGCTTGAATATTTGATTCGATTTTAATGCATCATACGTGCGTTTTAACATTCTATTAGAACGTTCGACTCTCCTTTGATCATCATAAGCGCGTTCGAACTTTCGGTTAATTTGCTCGGCGCGCTCAAACATTCGAATCAAACATTGGACTGAACGTCTGAGTATCACAGGCATATTCGAACATTCTGTTAGATTTCGGGTTATCAGAGGCGCTCTCGGACTATAATGCTGCCTAGAAAGACAGCTCGTTAGCTGTTGTGACACATTCACAGCTGGTTACTGTCCGTGCAATGCAGCCAAGTCAATGGGAGTCGAGCAGACAAGCCAAAACACAAATCAATTCATTAGTTATCCTTAGATaagatttatacatttaatgaatcatgaacGTCCAAATATACGCGCGGCCTCTCATCATCACACTTCTGCACACTCTGATCTCAAATACACCCAACTCATCCCGGTTTATATCTGTTTTACAgtttagaaaacatttttaacaccTACTGCATAATCCGTATATGACAGTCCGAGAGAAAAGCACTCGTTTAAGCCATAGATAAAGTGTTCAGGAGAAGACAGCAACTCCCCACCGCTGCTCCATTGGTCGCGCGCACTCTTCTTCTGCGCCTCCGCTGATGGCGCGCTGAGCGGCTGGTGCTGCACTGCGCCCTCTAGCGCATCGACCGGATCAAAACTCTTCCGTCTCGGACATGTGTTGAAGTTTGAAGCTGAAAACAGAGAGGCATATTAAATTACATGTATTATAGAAtttaatattgtaattatataataataataggcctatttattacgcattcattttaaattaatgacTTTAGGGTGCAATTCTTGCtacttaaaaatacatttacattgttaTTACATTAAATTCACATTCAGACTGTTAATAAATTgcacatatataaaataaacaaaatatgtataaataaaaaagtaaataaagacAAGTGGTATAAAGTCAgtgtatattaaaaaatgaGAGTAGTTTAAAGTACATAAATAAAGgagaaattatatttaatatcatACTACAATTTGGTGCACACACACTTGTGTTATTATAATATGCACTAGTTTAATATTTgcctattttaatttaattataataaaacaaaatcggTTTTAGAGTGAAGTGAAACTACATTTCCCAGTGCGCTTGTCCTTTAAAACTGACCCAAGATTAAAACTGTTTTACTATTTTAAAATAGTaggcattataaaagtaacaaTTAAGAGCAAAATATGTGCACTTGGTGTGTGACTGATGCTTAATGTATTTAATCACTTTTGTTCTTCCACaaaggatgatgggaaatgtagttttgGTGTGTCTCATAATAAACCAGCTAAATAAACTAGCAAGCAGCCAAACAAAATGCATACAAACTGAGTGAACCGTTCACaactaaaacatattttcaaGTAATGGACCAGATTTATGTCTCAACACACTTCATCCCACAGAGATCCGCAGCATGAGCGCATGCGCATTTGAATGACGCACAATGTGTGCGCTTGACTGAAGTGAGCGCGCGGTAAAAGGGCTTTCCAAAGTTTATCGCGTTTCGTGGCCTCCGAATGAGTTTCTGAGCCTTGTAAACAGAGCGTCGGCCCAGTATGTTTTCTCCCCGCGGCACACCGAGCTCAGGCCGCAGACAGGCGCCTCGGACCGGCGGTCGGAAGAGTGTGAGCTCCGTTCAGCCCGGGCTGCTGTTCTCTCCACGCCGCTCCGCTGTCGCAGCCAGGTAAAACAGAGTAAACACACACAGGCTTTTATATGTCTGTTGTATACATGTGAATTTGATCAAGAAGCTTGAGAAACCATTAAAATTTTTTATTCTTCAACAAAAAAGCACCTATATATTCTCGTGTGACATAATACCATGTTGGATCATGATGTAAACACTATATAAATATGGTAATCATTAAGTATCATGATATATATGTATCGAGTTACCGTCTGATTTACTTACTTATGTTTTGTAAAGTATTCAATCTTTCAATTCTGCAAATAATTAAATTCTTGTATTAgttattgtttgtatttttttttttttttttagaaactaGCAAATTAGTCTAGATTTAAGGCACTTTTATGattgcaaaacatttaaaattacataatactaatatatacaaacattaaattaaactctggtaaagttggtttt
This genomic interval carries:
- the taf5l gene encoding TAF5-like RNA polymerase II p300/CBP-associated factor-associated factor 65 kDa subunit 5L isoform X2, giving the protein MKRVRTEQIQYAVTQYLKRRQYIDTDGSLKGAKLSQSAEEMAASLTVQTESSCANVVSAAPCQSDPQQYETQFSRLRSFLQESPLVKEVNGILFPLFLYLHLDMARCGLKGAVDSFYGRFHSLFQQDPEQKAIVDLLRGALTLQDVTSNPKLCSLLDHKYVVHLTDQAYSYLLRYLQSDDNSAICWVLSTHVQVEVTAARRTDYQLYGAGIGAGNTTSTSSSSTTWAAVDGSEGTERVEVTAGLPQNEAALEALQDCIKRVREGPPSLTTVCFYAFQHTDQLLNTAEVSADSRLLAAGFDNSAVKLWSLRARKLKAGPHRADVSKIRLACDVLEEEADDEDASGSEIKTLRAHSGPVYRTAFLTDCSGLLSCSEDSTVRFWDLNSFTNTVLYRGHAYPVWDVDVSPCSLYFSTASHDRTARLWSFARTYPLRLYAGHLSDVDCVKFHPNSNYVATGSTDKTVRLWSTQQGASVRLFTGHRGPVLSLAFSPNGKYLASAGEDQRLKLWDLASGSLFKDLRGHTDSITSLSFSQDSSLVASASMDNSVRVWDIRSAHGTAPTDGSSSELIGQYTGSTSNILNVQFMACNLLLVTGTALEKQEQ
- the taf5l gene encoding TAF5-like RNA polymerase II p300/CBP-associated factor-associated factor 65 kDa subunit 5L isoform X1; translation: MKRVRTEQIQYAVTQYLKRRQYIDTDGSLKGAKLSQSAEEMAASLTVQTESSCANVVSAAPCQSDPQQYETQFSRLRSFLQDAESPLVKEVNGILFPLFLYLHLDMARCGLKGAVDSFYGRFHSLFQQDPEQKAIVDLLRGALTLQDVTSNPKLCSLLDHKYVVHLTDQAYSYLLRYLQSDDNSAICWVLSTHVQVEVTAARRTDYQLYGAGIGAGNTTSTSSSSTTWAAVDGSEGTERVEVTAGLPQNEAALEALQDCIKRVREGPPSLTTVCFYAFQHTDQLLNTAEVSADSRLLAAGFDNSAVKLWSLRARKLKAGPHRADVSKIRLACDVLEEEADDEDASGSEIKTLRAHSGPVYRTAFLTDCSGLLSCSEDSTVRFWDLNSFTNTVLYRGHAYPVWDVDVSPCSLYFSTASHDRTARLWSFARTYPLRLYAGHLSDVDCVKFHPNSNYVATGSTDKTVRLWSTQQGASVRLFTGHRGPVLSLAFSPNGKYLASAGEDQRLKLWDLASGSLFKDLRGHTDSITSLSFSQDSSLVASASMDNSVRVWDIRSAHGTAPTDGSSSELIGQYTGSTSNILNVQFMACNLLLVTGTALEKQEQ